The following are from one region of the Littorina saxatilis isolate snail1 linkage group LG4, US_GU_Lsax_2.0, whole genome shotgun sequence genome:
- the LOC138965199 gene encoding inositol-pentakisphosphate 2-kinase-like, protein MEWSYRGEGNCSLVVADCAKRKVYRLLKQNYTKRFGSSGETTEAGGKERAIYSDLQQVVSYTRWVMQPLLSPDYVVIPKLVVVDEQFVTSVVRHVSGQRPARRLKKAGDMVDLESRSALTLPDFCYVPNSESLATSHNAPATISIEIKPKKSFISSDVDLDSENPGVCKFCMHQHLKCQSGQWPETSDYCPLDLFSGTKDRMKHALQSLIKTPQNNLKLWRDGEDVYSAEIQEDLEEILHHWFDSPALDKHRAVPLFLDMVIEILLMSVSPDDPQPHSDLTRSPTLQRCQSSSFTFTENGHRLCKWLPPGCVLERVYAAQLLDDLDIMGVYPLYVQLMRQLHTEPQLWSEWGFDGSFPPSWLLDSAAFRELDIDSLDWTVQKVKRFLVSKTLQDCSIMVAMLPISNKEVEECRLTGNGGNNLLEFCERWYKVSVALVDLDPKPLDKIPTYYQQASAIRASFEDTVAPSCTSIKDCDTPWLLHTSASSPMTLTSTHDAKARAQGQTLNS, encoded by the exons ATGGAGTGGTCGTATCGAGGAGAGGGGAATTGTTCCCTCGTTGTCGCCGATTGTGCG AAGCGGAAAGTGTACCGCCTGCTGAAGCAGAACTACACCAAGAGGTTTGGGTCGTCAGGGGAGACGACTGAGGCTGGGGGCAAGGAGCGCGCCATTTACTCTGACCTGCAGCAGGTGGTCAGCTACACGCGCTGGGTCATGCAGCCCCTCCTCTCACCGGACTACGTTGTTATACCT AAACTGGTTGTGGTTGACGAGCAGTTTGTGACGAGCGTGGTGAGACATGTCAGCGGTCAGCGACCAG CGCGGAGACTGAAGAAGGCCGGAGACATGGTTGACCTTGAGTCAAGGTCAGCGCTAACACTCCCGGACTTTTGTTACGTACCCAACAGCGAGAGCCTGGCCACCTCTCACAACGCCCCGGCCACCATCAGCATTGAAATCAAG CCAAAGAAGTCGTTCATCTCATCGGATGTTGACCTAGACTCGGAGAACCCAGGGGTGTGCAAGTTCTGCATGCATCAACATTTAAAG TGTCAGTCGGGTCAGTGGCCGGAGACCAGTGACTACTGTCCCCTTGACCTCTTCTCAGG aACCAAAGACCGCATGAAACACGCCTTACAGTCCTTAATCAAAACACCGCAAAACAACTTAAAGCTATGGAGG GATGGAGAGGATGTGTACAGTGCAGAAATCCAGGAGGACCTTGAAGAAATCTTACATCACTGGTTTGACAGCCCCGCACTGGACAAACACAG GGCCGTGCCGCTGTTCCTGGACATGGTGATAGAGATCCTGTTGATGTCCGTGTCGCCCGACGACCCTCAGCCGCACTCTGACCTCACAAGGTCACCCACGCTACAGCGCTGCCAGAGCTCGTCCTTCACCTTCACGGAGAACGGACACC GACTGTGCAAGTGGTTACCCCCAGGCTGTGTGTTAGAGCGTGTCTACGCGGCGCAGTTGCTAGACGACCTTGACATCATGGGGGTGTACCCGCTGTACGTGCAGTTGATGAGGCAGCTTCACACCGAGCCCCAACTCTG GTCAGAGTGGGGCTTTGACGGCAGCTTCCCACCGAGCTGGCTGCTGGACAGTGCTGCATTCCGTGAGCTGGACATAGACTCGCTCGACTGGACCGTGCAGAAG GTGAAGCGGTTCCTGGTGTCCAAGACGCTACAAGACTGCTCCATCATGGTGGCCATGCTGCCCATCAGCAACAA GGAGGTGGAGGAGTGCCGGTTGACAGGTAACGGGGGCAACAACCTGCTGGAGTTCTGTGAGCGCTGGTACAAGGTGTCCGTTGCCTTGGTCGACCTTGACCCCAAGCCGCTCGACAAGATCCCCACGTACTACCAGCAGGCCTCGGCTATCCGCGCGTCCTTTGAGGACACGGTGGCGCCTTCGTGTACCTCCATCAAGGACTGTGATACGCCCTGGTTGCTACACACGTCTGCCTCATCACCCATGACCTTGACCTCTACACATGACGCCAAGGCCAGGGCGCAAGGACAGACCTTGAACAGTTGA